Below is a genomic region from Anoxybacillus flavithermus.
AGTCAGTCCGAAGCTGTCTCTCCTTCCGAATCGATATATTCATTTGTATGGTGGGAATGAATGGACGACGGTGGAAGAGATGGCGACGACGTTAGCGCACGAGTACGGGCATCATTTCACTTATTATTATTTATTAAATAAAGAACAGCGCCGTCCGAACGAATGGCTGCAGTCGCAGTATGCCGCTGCGCGCGAGTTGTTTCGCTACCCGTCCGTTCATGCGGATGGGAGTGGACAATATGAATGGTATATGCCGGAAATATTAGCTGAGGACTACGTACAGCTATTCGGGTCGCCTCATGCGCTAAAAGGGCATATGCAAATGAACGCCCATCTTCCGACGCCGTTTGAGCTTCAAGCGCTGCAAACGTATTGGAAAAATCAACTTGGCGCTCCGTATGAACCGATGCCTCCGCTTTCATTACTGCTGACAAACTATACGGTAAAAAATAACGTGTATTCGCTAAAGCTTTACACATATGCCGATACAACCGCATATTTAAACGCGCAAGATGGACAAGGGCGCTATGCTTCCGTGTATATCGGAAGTGTGCCAAAAGGGATAAATGAAACGGCATATGATGGGACGAAGCTGAATAGTCAAGTTTCTTGGCTATTTCGCTCAACGATTGTCGATACGGCATTATTTCGTGTCGTTCAGCCAACAACGAAAGGATTTAATCGCGGTTCAGTGACGTTGCGTATATCGTATGGAGCGATCGATACGCTTGTTTCTACCCCTCCGCTTTTTCCAGACGTCGTCGGGGAGGAGCTGCAGGAAGCTGCGCGGCTGTTGTATGAACGAGGGATGATCTCAGGATTCCCAGACGGAACGTATCGTCCGAACGAACGGCTCCTTCGCCGTCATGCCGCCATTATGCTTATTCGTGATTTACAGTTGACGCTCCCAGAAGGATATGTCGTCAAGGCGCAAGATGTAAAACCGACGGATCCGTGGTATAAAGAGATGGCGATTGCTGAGGCGTATGGATTGCTTACCGGATATAACGGGAAGCTATATCCGAACGACTACATTACCCGTGCCCAAATGGCAACCATTTTAATGAGAGTGTATGCCGATGTGTACGAACAGCCAACGACAAATGCATCGTTTTTCGATGTGCCCGCTTCTCATTGGGCGTATCGGGCGATCGATACACTTTTTTACAACGGCATTACGATCAACAATCCGTATCGCCCGAACGATTTCGTGACACGTGGACAGTTTGCCCTCTTTTTAAAACGGACGCTCGATAAAAAATAGCGAGGAAGGCTTGTCCTTCCTCGCTATTTTGCGTTGATCGCACGGTAGAAAAACACCGCAAACTCCGCACGTGTGACCGTTTCTTTCGGACGAAATGTTCCGTCTTCATATCCGTTCGCAATACCTGTTGCAACGAGTTTTTCAATCGCATCGTACGCCGCATCCGTTTCTTTGACGTCAGTAAACGGCACATCCGTCCCACGCTTTAACTTCCATGCCTCCGCAAACCACATGGCAAGCTGTTCGCGCGTCAACGGTTCATCCGGTTGGAATGGCTTATCGTTTTTACTGATGATATTTTCTTTGACAAGCGCGTTAATCGCACCAACGGCCCAATGATCGCTCGGCACGTCTGTAAACGTTTCTTTTCGATCGTTCATGTTGAAGTTGAAATATGTGGCAATCAACCCTGCCGCTTCTGCGCGCGTCATCATTTCATCTGGCTTAAAGTAGCTTTTTGCATACCCAAGCACAATTTCTTTTTTACCTAACGTTTCAATTTCTTTATTTGCCCAAAAATCTTTTTCAATATCTTGAAATTTCCCCGCGTCCTGTGCATATGCAAGCACGCGTCTTGCTCCTATGTATCGCTTCTTGTAGTAGGAATCATCTAACGACGTCACGGTAATTCCTTTAGATGAACTCGCATGAATAAACCGATTGTCGCCAATATAAATCCCGGCATGTGACGGCCCTTTTTTATACGTTTCAAAAAAGACGAGATCTCCTATGCGTAAGTCCTCTTTTTTTACTGCGTTTCCTTGCTTATACTGCTCCGCTGTCGTCCGCGCTAACGTGACCCCTAGCCTACTCATCACATGGCGTGTAAACCCGGAACAGTCAAATCCTTTTTCTGAACTTCCCCCGAATTGATACGGCACGCCGACGTATTTTTTCGCAAGTGGAACGAGCCGATCATAACTATCGCTTGCATAAGCGAAGGAAGGGAAGAGAAAAAACAAAAGCAATGCTGAAACAAACCGCCTCACATGATACACCTCACTTCGCTATTGTTCTTGCAATTTCGACATTTTCACACTATTCCAAGTGTATCATAAATAGGATAATTGTAACTTTACAGTTATGTAACAAAAGTTTTTGTCAAAAGTTACGCGGACAGGTATTGAAAAAAGTCGAACATTCGGTAAAATGGTGAATAGGTGGAAGACTACATGTGAAAAAGTTTTGTTATTCCAACAAAGAAAAACTATTCAAAAAATGGTTGACACGATGTATGGAAAAAATTATAATGTAGTTTGTAGTCGTTCACTCGCTAAGTTTAAGAGTTTTATAGAGAGAACATACATATCTCTTAAATTTAGCTAAACTGAAATAGAAAGAGAAACAAAAGGAGGAAATATGTCGATGGCTTACCAACCAAAGTCTTATCGCAAATTTTTAGCTGGTACAGTCTCTGCAGCAGTTGTTGCTTCAGCGATCGCACCAGTAGCAAGCGCAGCTTCTTTCACAGACGTAGCAGGAAGCGTGCATGCAGATGACATCGCTACATTAGTAGCAAAAGGGTACATTAAAGGGTACGGTGACAACACATTCAAACCAAACAAATCATTAACACGCGGTGAAGCTGCAATCATCTTCTCACGCATTTTAAAAGATGCGGGCGTAAAAGCTCCTGAGCAAGGCGCAGGCTTCCCAGACGTTCCTGCAAGCAACGCGGAATTAGCAGAAGCTGTTGCGATCGTGCAAGCAGCAGGTGTGATGGGTGGAGACGAGAAGGGCAACTTCAACCCGAACGCAACAATCACTCGCGAACAAATGGCGAAGGTTGTTGTTGAAGCGTTCAAATTAACAAAACCTGCAAACCACACAACAAAAGTAACTGACCTTGACAAAGCAGGCGCATGGGCGCGTGAATACATCCAAACATTAGAAGCAAACGGCGTAACGAAAAACACAGAATTCATGCCAAAACAAAGCGTAACACGCGGTCAATTCG
It encodes:
- a CDS encoding S-layer protein, producing the protein MRFIWLAFFFLLFVQHPAHAHVVDLTNKAKAQAYEDYYPLIARYKGTSGVTFESYSTYWNETKLAQLEQELLKNKHGAELSLLGSVKIFPDYPAGQNVLGQYFAQYQVSPKLSLLPNRYIHLYGGNEWTTVEEMATTLAHEYGHHFTYYYLLNKEQRRPNEWLQSQYAAARELFRYPSVHADGSGQYEWYMPEILAEDYVQLFGSPHALKGHMQMNAHLPTPFELQALQTYWKNQLGAPYEPMPPLSLLLTNYTVKNNVYSLKLYTYADTTAYLNAQDGQGRYASVYIGSVPKGINETAYDGTKLNSQVSWLFRSTIVDTALFRVVQPTTKGFNRGSVTLRISYGAIDTLVSTPPLFPDVVGEELQEAARLLYERGMISGFPDGTYRPNERLLRRHAAIMLIRDLQLTLPEGYVVKAQDVKPTDPWYKEMAIAEAYGLLTGYNGKLYPNDYITRAQMATILMRVYADVYEQPTTNASFFDVPASHWAYRAIDTLFYNGITINNPYRPNDFVTRGQFALFLKRTLDKK
- a CDS encoding hydrolase Nlp/P60, which codes for MRRFVSALLLFFLFPSFAYASDSYDRLVPLAKKYVGVPYQFGGSSEKGFDCSGFTRHVMSRLGVTLARTTAEQYKQGNAVKKEDLRIGDLVFFETYKKGPSHAGIYIGDNRFIHASSSKGITVTSLDDSYYKKRYIGARRVLAYAQDAGKFQDIEKDFWANKEIETLGKKEIVLGYAKSYFKPDEMMTRAEAAGLIATYFNFNMNDRKETFTDVPSDHWAVGAINALVKENIISKNDKPFQPDEPLTREQLAMWFAEAWKLKRGTDVPFTDVKETDAAYDAIEKLVATGIANGYEDGTFRPKETVTRAEFAVFFYRAINAK